One part of the Parabacteroides distasonis ATCC 8503 genome encodes these proteins:
- the rpmB gene encoding 50S ribosomal protein L28 yields the protein MSKICQITGKRAMVGNNVSHSKRRTKRKFNVNLFTKKFYWVEQDCWVSLNISAAGLRTINKLGLDAAIKMAAEKGYLNA from the coding sequence ATGTCTAAAATTTGTCAAATTACTGGAAAGAGAGCAATGGTTGGAAACAACGTTTCTCACTCAAAGAGAAGAACGAAGCGTAAGTTCAATGTCAACCTGTTTACGAAGAAGTTCTACTGGGTAGAGCAGGATTGCTGGGTTAGCTTGAATATATCTGCGGCTGGCTTACGTACAATCAATAAGTTAGGTTTGGATGCGGCTATCAAGATGGCGGCTGAAAAAGGTTATTTGAACGCATAA
- the dnaN gene encoding DNA polymerase III subunit beta, with amino-acid sequence MRFDVSSTALLSRLQSISKVIASKNSLPILDSFLFNLEGNTLTVTASDAETRLVTSVDVMNAQGAGLFAVSAKILLDPLKELPEQPLTFDINDENLEIFIHFQNGKYNFIGQKGDTYPQQKPLNDNAISISMDAQMLLNGISRSLFATADDELRPVMNGVYFDIHTDDLTFVASDGHKLVRLRNLAVKSPERASFILPKKPANLLKNLLAKESEQVLIKFDDNNAYITCTNFEMVCRLIEGRYPNYNSVIPQENPFKVTIDRISFLNALKRVSVFSNPASSLVKLHLKDSLITVSAQDIDFSTSAEERIVCQFDGTELSIGFKATYLIEILGNISSEEVVLELADPSRAGLIVPSENDEDEDLLMLLMPMMLND; translated from the coding sequence ATGAGATTCGATGTATCCAGCACTGCGTTATTATCACGTTTACAGTCTATAAGCAAGGTTATCGCTTCCAAGAACTCTTTACCGATTCTGGACAGCTTCCTTTTTAACCTAGAAGGAAATACGCTTACGGTGACAGCTTCCGATGCCGAGACCCGGTTGGTGACTTCCGTAGACGTCATGAATGCCCAAGGTGCCGGACTCTTTGCGGTTTCCGCCAAGATACTGCTCGATCCGCTGAAAGAGCTTCCCGAACAACCGCTTACTTTTGATATCAATGATGAGAATTTGGAGATTTTCATTCATTTCCAGAATGGTAAGTATAATTTTATCGGTCAGAAAGGGGACACATATCCGCAGCAGAAGCCGTTGAATGATAACGCTATCTCTATCTCGATGGATGCCCAGATGCTGTTAAACGGCATCAGTCGTTCCTTGTTCGCCACGGCCGATGATGAGCTTCGCCCTGTAATGAATGGTGTCTATTTCGATATCCATACGGATGATTTGACGTTCGTGGCATCAGACGGACATAAATTGGTTCGCTTGCGTAACTTGGCGGTGAAATCCCCGGAACGGGCTTCTTTCATTTTGCCGAAGAAGCCGGCTAATTTATTGAAGAATTTGTTGGCGAAGGAGTCGGAGCAAGTATTGATTAAGTTTGATGATAACAATGCGTATATTACTTGCACGAACTTCGAGATGGTTTGTCGTTTGATCGAGGGGCGTTACCCGAACTATAATAGTGTGATTCCTCAAGAAAACCCGTTTAAGGTAACGATCGATCGTATCTCTTTCTTGAATGCTTTAAAGCGTGTTTCTGTCTTTTCTAATCCGGCGAGCAGCTTGGTGAAGTTGCACTTGAAGGATAGCTTGATTACGGTTTCCGCCCAAGATATCGATTTCTCCACTTCTGCGGAAGAGCGTATTGTTTGTCAGTTTGACGGGACGGAGTTAAGCATCGGTTTTAAGGCTACATATCTGATCGAGATCCTTGGAAATATCAGCTCGGAAGAGGTTGTATTAGAATTAGCGGACCCTTCACGTGCCGGCTTGATCGTTCCTTCTGAGAATGATGAGGACGAGGACTTGCTCATGTTGCTGATGCCGATGATGTTGAATGACTAA
- a CDS encoding DUF4835 family protein, producing MRKVRRLFYLFMLCAAPFCGKAQELNARITVNGDKIATANKQIFTTLQNSLTEFVNNRKWTDATFAVNEKIDCTMTIIVNELDETNFKSEIQIQARRPVYNSSYTTTLLNFRDQQLDFEYTEGEPLDYNSNTLTSNLTATIVFYVYVILGLDFDSFAPKGGTTYIQQAQQIVNMAQSEMSWTGWKAFDSNQNRHAVATALQDNASDAFREMWYTYHRKGLDEMAANPDRGRTTIISALPALQEVKKARPTSVLLQMFADAKLDEIIAIYSKATTQERQEGYKMLFEIYPAQSTRLEELQKPVR from the coding sequence ATGAGAAAAGTAAGAAGACTGTTTTATCTATTCATGCTTTGCGCCGCTCCTTTTTGTGGGAAGGCGCAAGAGTTGAACGCCCGTATCACGGTGAACGGAGACAAAATTGCGACCGCTAACAAGCAAATCTTCACGACCTTACAGAACTCCTTGACTGAGTTCGTGAATAACCGGAAATGGACGGATGCCACGTTTGCCGTCAATGAGAAGATCGATTGTACGATGACGATTATCGTGAATGAATTGGATGAGACGAACTTCAAGAGCGAGATCCAGATACAAGCCCGCCGTCCGGTCTATAATTCCAGTTATACAACTACTCTTCTGAATTTCAGGGATCAACAGTTGGATTTTGAGTATACGGAGGGCGAGCCGTTGGACTATAACTCAAATACGCTGACCAGCAATCTTACGGCCACTATCGTGTTTTACGTCTATGTGATCTTGGGGCTTGATTTCGATAGTTTCGCTCCGAAAGGTGGAACTACCTATATACAACAAGCCCAGCAAATCGTGAACATGGCCCAGTCTGAGATGTCGTGGACGGGCTGGAAAGCTTTTGATAGCAACCAGAACCGCCATGCCGTAGCGACGGCTTTGCAAGATAACGCATCCGACGCTTTCCGGGAAATGTGGTACACGTATCACCGGAAAGGACTCGATGAAATGGCAGCAAATCCGGATCGTGGACGTACGACGATCATTAGTGCGCTTCCCGCCTTGCAGGAAGTAAAGAAAGCCCGGCCTACCTCTGTGCTTCTACAAATGTTCGCCGACGCTAAATTAGATGAGATTATCGCAATTTATTCGAAAGCGACCACACAAGAGCGGCAAGAGGGCTATAAGATGCTGTTCGAGATCTATCCGGCACAATCCACTCGCTTGGAAGAGCTTCAAAAACCAGTAAGGTAA
- the coaBC gene encoding bifunctional phosphopantothenoylcysteine decarboxylase/phosphopantothenate--cysteine ligase CoaBC — MILKDKHIILGITGSIAAYKAAYIIRGLVKKGAEVQVVITPAGKEFITPLTLSTLSSHPVISEFFSNRDGTWNSHVDLGLWADAMLIAPATASTIGKMANGIADNMLITTYLSCKAPVFVAPAMDLDMFSHPSTQQNLERLRSFGNRIIEPAEGELASHLVGKGRMEEPDKIIEVLEDFFSAQKDLEKKKILITAGPTYEKIDPVRFIGNYSSGKMGFALAEACAERGAEVTLVAGPVSLKTHHPAIKRIDVESAGEMYQAAMTAFPSSDAAILCAAVADYRPENASEQKIKRETEREMTLHLVPNPDIAASLGAIKREGQVMVGFALETNDEATHAEGKLKRKNLDFIVLNSLRDQGAGFRCDTNKITIIDNAGGVTSYPLKTKREVACDIVNKLVTLLK; from the coding sequence ATGATATTGAAAGATAAACATATTATATTAGGGATTACGGGGAGTATAGCCGCATACAAAGCCGCTTATATCATCCGGGGATTGGTGAAAAAAGGAGCCGAGGTACAAGTGGTTATCACGCCGGCGGGAAAAGAGTTTATCACTCCGCTTACGTTATCGACGTTGAGTAGCCACCCTGTAATCAGCGAGTTTTTTTCCAATAGGGATGGTACATGGAATAGTCATGTGGATCTGGGGCTTTGGGCGGATGCCATGTTGATTGCTCCGGCTACCGCTTCCACGATCGGTAAGATGGCGAACGGAATCGCCGATAATATGCTGATAACTACTTATCTTTCTTGTAAAGCCCCTGTATTCGTGGCTCCGGCCATGGATTTGGATATGTTCTCTCATCCGAGTACCCAACAGAATCTGGAGCGCTTGCGTTCATTCGGTAACCGGATTATCGAACCTGCCGAGGGGGAATTGGCGAGCCATTTGGTTGGTAAAGGCCGGATGGAAGAACCCGATAAGATTATCGAGGTTTTGGAAGACTTCTTTTCCGCTCAAAAAGATCTTGAAAAAAAAAAGATCTTAATAACAGCAGGTCCGACATATGAAAAGATAGATCCCGTACGTTTTATAGGTAATTACTCTTCCGGTAAGATGGGGTTCGCTTTAGCGGAAGCTTGTGCGGAGAGAGGGGCGGAGGTGACTTTGGTCGCTGGTCCAGTCTCTTTAAAAACACATCATCCAGCTATTAAACGAATCGATGTTGAGTCTGCCGGGGAAATGTACCAAGCGGCGATGACCGCATTCCCGAGTAGCGATGCTGCCATATTATGTGCCGCTGTCGCCGATTACCGTCCGGAGAATGCTTCCGAGCAGAAGATCAAACGGGAAACGGAGAGAGAGATGACGCTTCATTTGGTTCCGAACCCGGATATCGCCGCCTCTTTGGGTGCGATCAAGCGGGAAGGACAGGTCATGGTGGGGTTCGCCTTGGAGACGAACGACGAGGCTACTCATGCCGAAGGTAAACTGAAGAGGAAGAATCTCGATTTCATCGTCTTGAATTCTTTACGAGACCAAGGTGCCGGTTTCCGTTGCGATACCAATAAGATCACGATTATCGACAATGCCGGAGGAGTAACGAGCTATCCGCTCAAAACGAAGCGGGAGGTAGCCTGTGATATCGTAAATAAGTTGGTAACATTATTGAAATGA
- a CDS encoding nitroreductase family protein translates to MARSFKEAIQHRRTHYGIGNNSPISDNEIHEIIKTAVTHVPSAFNSQSTRIVLLLGESHKKLWEIVKDTLRKIVPAEAYKATEVKIDNSFEAGYGTVLFFEDTAVVEGLQKQFPSYKENFPVWSQQTSAMHQFAVWTMLEDAGFGASLQHYNPLIDEAVAKQWHINPNWKLIAEMPFGTSTQEPGEKQFAPLEERILVFK, encoded by the coding sequence ATGGCAAGAAGTTTTAAAGAAGCGATCCAGCATCGCCGGACACATTATGGAATAGGTAACAACTCTCCCATTTCCGACAACGAGATTCATGAGATTATTAAGACAGCGGTCACTCACGTTCCCTCCGCATTCAATTCGCAGTCTACGAGAATCGTACTGCTACTGGGTGAAAGCCACAAGAAGCTTTGGGAAATCGTAAAAGACACGCTTCGTAAAATCGTCCCCGCCGAAGCCTATAAGGCTACCGAGGTAAAGATAGATAATTCTTTCGAGGCTGGCTATGGCACGGTCCTCTTTTTCGAGGATACAGCGGTAGTAGAAGGCTTACAGAAGCAATTTCCTTCTTACAAAGAGAATTTCCCGGTATGGTCCCAACAGACATCGGCTATGCATCAATTCGCGGTATGGACTATGCTGGAAGACGCCGGCTTCGGCGCTTCTTTGCAACATTACAACCCGTTGATCGACGAGGCGGTCGCTAAACAATGGCATATCAATCCGAACTGGAAACTGATCGCCGAGATGCCGTTCGGAACCTCTACCCAGGAACCGGGAGAAAAACAATTCGCCCCATTAGAGGAACGAATTTTAGTATTCAAATAA
- the recN gene encoding DNA repair protein RecN yields the protein MLKSLFIQNFVLIDNLDIRFDKGFSVITGETGAGKSIILGALSLVLGQRADGKSIKKGSDKCVIEAVFDVSKYQLEPFFLSNDLEYDADSCILRRELYASGKSRAFVNDSPVSLTILKELGSRLIDIHSQHQNLLLGDNRFQLKVIDVMAENEILLILYKKEFTRYQALRRELKDLRDKAAQSKQEEDYIRFQLEQLDEANLQPDEQDELEQEQETLSHAEEIKSSLYKVTELLDGEEQGAIQILKEALSTVDSLERYFPKAKEISERIRSAYIDLNDLASETDVLKEDVEFNPERLEWVNERLNILYTLLQKHRVSTVDELIAIRDQYQEQLRAIDSFDEQIGLLESQLDASYKELLQQASVLSEQRKVASTAMASQLVKMIIPLGMPNTRFRVDILPRKEPESDGMDDIRFMFSANKSAELQPVAQTASGGEISRLMLCIKAMIAGFTALPTIIFDEVDTGVSGDIADKMGDIMQELGTKMQVFAITHLPQIAAKGQAHYFVYKKDTKDRTLTRIKQLEGEERVNEVARMLSGASLTEASLANAKDLLGIKD from the coding sequence ATGTTGAAATCCTTATTTATACAGAACTTTGTCTTGATAGACAATTTGGATATCCGCTTTGATAAAGGCTTCTCGGTGATAACGGGTGAGACCGGAGCGGGAAAATCAATTATATTAGGAGCCTTGTCTTTGGTGCTGGGACAGCGTGCGGATGGCAAGAGTATAAAGAAAGGTTCGGATAAATGTGTGATCGAGGCCGTATTTGATGTCTCAAAATATCAGTTGGAGCCTTTCTTCCTAAGTAACGACCTTGAGTACGACGCGGATAGCTGTATCTTGCGTCGGGAACTTTATGCCTCCGGCAAATCCCGTGCCTTCGTCAATGATTCTCCGGTTTCCCTTACGATCTTAAAAGAGTTGGGAAGCCGCTTGATTGATATCCATTCGCAGCATCAGAACCTATTGTTGGGCGACAACCGTTTCCAGCTGAAAGTGATCGATGTAATGGCCGAAAATGAGATCTTGCTCATTCTTTATAAGAAGGAATTTACTCGTTATCAGGCGTTGCGAAGGGAACTGAAAGATTTGAGGGACAAAGCGGCTCAAAGCAAGCAGGAGGAGGACTATATCCGTTTTCAATTGGAACAATTGGACGAAGCCAACCTTCAACCGGATGAGCAGGATGAGTTGGAGCAAGAGCAAGAAACTCTCTCGCATGCGGAGGAGATCAAAAGCTCTTTATATAAGGTAACCGAACTCTTGGACGGCGAGGAGCAAGGAGCCATCCAAATACTCAAGGAAGCCCTTTCCACCGTGGATTCCTTAGAAAGATATTTCCCGAAAGCCAAGGAGATCTCCGAGCGAATCCGCTCGGCTTATATCGACTTGAATGATCTGGCTTCCGAGACAGACGTTTTAAAGGAAGATGTAGAGTTCAACCCGGAACGATTGGAATGGGTGAATGAACGCTTGAATATCCTTTATACACTTCTGCAAAAACACCGTGTCTCCACCGTGGATGAATTGATTGCTATACGGGATCAATACCAAGAGCAATTGCGTGCGATCGATTCTTTCGATGAGCAAATCGGTTTGTTAGAAAGTCAATTGGATGCCTCGTATAAAGAGTTGCTTCAACAGGCCTCCGTGCTTAGCGAGCAGCGTAAAGTCGCTTCCACGGCGATGGCCTCGCAATTGGTCAAGATGATTATTCCGTTGGGGATGCCGAATACCCGTTTCCGTGTGGACATCCTTCCTCGCAAAGAGCCGGAGAGCGATGGAATGGACGATATCCGATTTATGTTCTCCGCCAATAAGAGCGCGGAATTGCAGCCGGTAGCCCAAACCGCTTCCGGAGGTGAGATCTCCCGGTTGATGCTCTGCATTAAGGCTATGATTGCCGGGTTCACCGCTTTACCTACTATTATCTTTGATGAGGTAGATACGGGGGTATCGGGTGATATCGCCGATAAAATGGGGGATATCATGCAAGAACTCGGAACAAAGATGCAAGTTTTCGCTATCACTCACTTACCTCAGATAGCGGCGAAGGGGCAAGCTCATTATTTTGTTTATAAGAAGGATACCAAAGACCGTACGCTGACCCGTATCAAGCAATTAGAGGGGGAGGAACGTGTGAACGAGGTGGCCCGTATGTTGAGCGGAGCCTCGTTGACAGAGGCTTCTCTTGCCAATGCGAAAGATTTGTTGGGTATCAAGGATTAA
- a CDS encoding 3'-5' exonuclease, translated as MQLNLRNPLVFFDLETTGINIVKDRIVEISYVKVFPNGKEETKTRRINPGMPIPPESTAIHGITDEDVKDCPTFKEIAKSLATQIEGCDLAGYNSNRFDIPMLAEEFLRAGVDIDLNRRKFIDVQTIFHKMEQRTLSAAYKFYCNKSLENAHTAEADTLATYEVLKAQLDRYPDLKNDVAFLSQYSCYSNNVDFAGRMVYNDKGEEVINFGKYKGRLVTEILKSDPGYYSWIMNGDFPLNTKKMLTEIRLRDFNSK; from the coding sequence ATGCAGTTAAACTTAAGGAACCCGCTGGTCTTTTTTGATTTAGAGACCACGGGTATAAATATCGTAAAGGACCGTATCGTAGAGATTTCCTACGTGAAGGTCTTCCCAAATGGGAAAGAAGAAACGAAGACACGCCGGATAAATCCCGGTATGCCTATTCCCCCCGAATCTACCGCTATTCATGGCATAACCGATGAAGATGTAAAAGATTGTCCGACCTTTAAGGAGATCGCTAAATCTTTGGCAACCCAGATCGAGGGTTGTGATTTGGCCGGATATAATTCCAACCGTTTTGATATACCCATGCTTGCCGAGGAGTTTCTGCGTGCGGGTGTGGATATCGATTTGAACCGGCGCAAATTTATCGATGTACAGACGATTTTCCATAAGATGGAGCAACGTACGTTATCTGCCGCTTATAAATTCTATTGCAATAAAAGCTTGGAGAACGCTCATACGGCTGAGGCTGATACGTTGGCTACATATGAGGTGTTGAAAGCGCAGCTGGATCGCTATCCGGATTTGAAGAATGACGTTGCTTTCCTTTCCCAATATTCCTGCTACTCGAATAATGTGGATTTCGCCGGACGTATGGTTTACAACGATAAAGGCGAGGAGGTTATTAACTTCGGTAAGTATAAAGGCCGTTTGGTAACGGAGATCTTGAAGTCGGATCCGGGTTATTATTCTTGGATCATGAATGGCGATTTCCCGTTGAATACGAAGAAAATGTTGACAGAGATCCGTTTGAGAGACTTTAATTCAAAATAA
- the rpmG gene encoding 50S ribosomal protein L33: MAKKAKGNRVQVILECTEHKESGMPGMSRYITTKNRKNTTQRLELMKYNPVLKKMTLHKEIK, from the coding sequence ATGGCAAAAAAAGCAAAAGGAAATAGAGTACAGGTAATCCTTGAGTGTACAGAGCACAAGGAAAGTGGAATGCCGGGTATGTCTCGCTATATCACTACGAAGAATAGAAAGAATACTACTCAGAGATTGGAATTGATGAAATACAATCCGGTTTTGAAGAAGATGACGTTACACAAAGAAATTAAGTAA
- a CDS encoding lipoate--protein ligase family protein → MLCIHNTQTDPYFNLAAEEYLLKNFKENIFMLWQNEPSIVIGKHQDVWAEVNLKFVQDQQIKIARRFSGGGAVYHDPGNLNLTFIETGQIMQTDKYTIQIMNFLKTLGVHVEVDERKGLTIGGFKISGSAQSIHKNRYMHHATLLFSTDLDRLVTSLKSTSRQAPEKTGGKRSTFVKSVRSPVTNISAHLPASISIQHFKKALLYYFTINNPGIQDYSFTQADLEAIYRLKEQKYATASWNFNTYTL, encoded by the coding sequence ATGCTTTGCATTCACAATACACAAACGGATCCATACTTCAATTTGGCCGCCGAAGAGTATCTGCTCAAGAATTTCAAAGAGAATATTTTCATGCTTTGGCAGAATGAACCATCAATCGTGATCGGTAAGCATCAGGATGTATGGGCCGAGGTAAATCTCAAATTCGTACAAGACCAACAAATCAAGATAGCACGCAGGTTTTCCGGTGGTGGTGCCGTTTACCATGATCCGGGAAACCTGAATCTTACATTTATAGAGACCGGCCAGATTATGCAGACCGACAAATATACCATCCAGATCATGAATTTTCTCAAGACATTGGGAGTACATGTCGAGGTGGATGAACGGAAAGGATTAACTATCGGAGGATTTAAAATATCGGGTAGCGCACAGAGTATCCATAAGAATCGGTATATGCACCATGCGACCTTATTGTTTTCCACCGATCTGGATAGGCTTGTCACCTCCTTGAAAAGTACATCCCGTCAAGCACCAGAGAAAACAGGAGGTAAACGATCGACATTCGTTAAATCTGTACGGAGTCCGGTCACGAATATCAGCGCCCATCTTCCGGCTTCTATCTCTATCCAGCATTTTAAGAAAGCGCTTCTTTACTATTTCACGATCAATAATCCCGGCATACAGGATTATTCCTTCACACAAGCAGACTTGGAAGCCATCTATCGGCTTAAAGAGCAGAAATATGCTACAGCCAGCTGGAACTTTAACACTTATACACTATAA
- a CDS encoding DUF4295 domain-containing protein produces MAKKAVATFKKGDGRTYSKVIKMVKSPKTGAYIFQEEMIPNEAVKDYFAK; encoded by the coding sequence ATGGCAAAAAAAGCAGTTGCAACATTTAAGAAAGGTGACGGTCGTACTTATTCCAAAGTGATTAAAATGGTTAAGTCTCCGAAAACAGGTGCATACATCTTCCAAGAAGAAATGATCCCTAACGAAGCGGTAAAAGATTATTTCGCTAAATAA
- the lpdA gene encoding dihydrolipoyl dehydrogenase: MEYDIAIIGGGPAGYTAAERASENGLKTILFEKNAIGGVCLNEGCIPTKTLLYSAKILDSIKSASKYGIVAMKDPSFDLAKIIDRKNKTVRKLTLGVKARLTGNGVTIVEGEARITGEEFGNIRIHCDGKEYLVKNVLVCTGSETVIPPIKGLSEVKYWTSREALDLNDLPKSLAIIGGGVIGMEFASFFNSMGVKVKVIEMLPEILGNMDKETSAMLRSEYKKKGVEFFLNTKVTEVSAEKVFVEKNGKADTIEADKILVSVGRRPITKSLGLENLAIEIQGAGVKVNEHMLTSHPHVYAAGDITGFSLLAHTAYREAEVAIHHILGIPDEMSYKAIPAVVYTNPELASVGKTEEELIANGESFRVQKIPMTYSGRFVAENENGNGLCKLITDDEDRIIGCHLLGNPASEIIVTAGIAVENGYTVDEFKKNIFPHPTVSEILHESLYI; the protein is encoded by the coding sequence ATGGAATATGACATAGCAATCATAGGCGGTGGACCTGCGGGTTACACCGCCGCCGAAAGGGCTTCGGAGAATGGATTAAAAACGATCCTTTTCGAGAAGAACGCTATCGGTGGCGTCTGCCTAAACGAGGGATGTATCCCGACAAAAACTCTTTTATACTCCGCCAAGATACTAGACAGTATCAAAAGTGCCTCCAAATATGGTATAGTGGCGATGAAAGACCCAAGTTTCGACTTGGCAAAGATTATCGACCGGAAGAACAAGACCGTCCGTAAACTTACGCTCGGGGTAAAAGCCCGGCTTACGGGTAACGGCGTCACCATCGTAGAAGGAGAGGCACGAATCACCGGAGAGGAGTTTGGAAATATACGGATTCACTGCGATGGAAAAGAGTATTTAGTGAAGAATGTGTTAGTATGCACAGGCTCTGAAACCGTGATCCCTCCTATCAAAGGGTTATCAGAGGTCAAGTATTGGACTTCCCGGGAAGCCCTTGATCTCAACGATTTGCCAAAATCGTTAGCGATTATCGGTGGTGGCGTGATCGGAATGGAGTTCGCCTCATTCTTTAACAGTATGGGCGTAAAGGTGAAGGTAATCGAGATGCTACCCGAGATATTAGGGAATATGGATAAAGAAACCTCAGCGATGCTTCGATCCGAGTATAAGAAAAAAGGCGTAGAGTTTTTCTTGAATACCAAAGTTACAGAGGTATCGGCAGAGAAAGTCTTTGTTGAGAAAAATGGCAAGGCAGACACGATTGAAGCCGATAAAATATTGGTGAGCGTGGGCCGCCGTCCGATTACAAAGAGTCTGGGACTCGAAAATCTAGCGATCGAAATACAAGGGGCCGGTGTAAAGGTAAACGAACATATGCTGACTTCCCATCCACATGTATATGCGGCTGGAGATATTACCGGTTTTTCCCTGCTGGCACATACGGCTTACCGGGAAGCGGAAGTTGCCATACACCATATCCTAGGCATACCGGACGAGATGAGCTATAAAGCCATTCCGGCGGTAGTTTATACGAATCCGGAATTGGCGAGCGTGGGTAAGACAGAAGAGGAATTGATAGCGAATGGGGAAAGTTTTCGTGTTCAAAAGATCCCGATGACCTATTCCGGACGTTTCGTCGCAGAGAACGAGAATGGTAATGGTTTATGTAAACTGATCACGGACGACGAGGATCGTATCATCGGTTGCCATCTACTAGGGAATCCGGCATCCGAGATTATCGTCACCGCCGGAATCGCTGTCGAGAATGGTTATACAGTCGATGAATTTAAGAAAAATATTTTCCCGCATCCGACAGTCAGTGAGATCCTCCACGAAAGTTTATATATCTAA
- a CDS encoding iron-containing alcohol dehydrogenase, producing MNNFEFCNPVKVVFGKGSIARLSALLPEGSKVLVVYGGGSIKKNGIYEQVTAALKDFHTYEFGGIEANPRYETCMKAVELVKGENIDFLLAVGGGSVIDATKFIASATFFEGDPWDILSKGGVIKKALPLGVVLTLAATGSEMNERAVISRESVHEKLNFMSPLVFPKFAILDPQVTYSLPERQVANGVVDSFIHVVEQYLTYPVNAKVQDYFAEGLMKTIVEEGRKVLQNPNDYDIRANLMWAATNALNCWIGQGVPQDWSSHRMGYALTAQFGLDHAQTLAVILPGVMTYMRKEKAAKLIRMGEVIFGITEGSADEKAQKSIEATEDFFHFMGLKTRLSDYGIKESDLDALVEPIDRMGWKLGEYGNINSKVAKEILLLRL from the coding sequence ATGAATAATTTTGAGTTTTGCAATCCTGTAAAGGTTGTGTTCGGCAAAGGAAGTATTGCCCGTTTGTCTGCGTTACTTCCAGAAGGAAGTAAGGTTCTGGTGGTATACGGTGGCGGTAGCATTAAGAAAAATGGCATTTATGAGCAGGTGACGGCAGCTTTGAAAGACTTCCATACCTATGAGTTTGGTGGTATTGAGGCGAATCCCCGTTATGAGACTTGTATGAAGGCTGTTGAGTTGGTGAAGGGGGAGAATATCGATTTCTTGCTGGCGGTAGGCGGCGGATCAGTGATCGACGCTACGAAATTTATCGCTTCGGCTACGTTTTTCGAGGGAGATCCTTGGGATATCTTGTCGAAAGGTGGCGTGATAAAGAAAGCGCTTCCTTTAGGAGTAGTGCTGACTTTGGCCGCTACCGGTTCGGAAATGAATGAACGGGCGGTAATTTCCCGGGAATCTGTCCATGAGAAATTAAATTTCATGTCTCCGTTGGTGTTCCCTAAGTTCGCTATCTTAGATCCGCAGGTAACTTATTCTTTACCTGAGCGACAGGTGGCTAACGGTGTCGTTGACTCGTTTATCCATGTGGTCGAGCAATACCTGACTTATCCGGTGAACGCTAAGGTTCAAGATTATTTTGCCGAGGGATTGATGAAGACAATTGTGGAAGAAGGCCGCAAGGTCTTGCAAAATCCGAATGATTATGATATTCGTGCTAATTTGATGTGGGCGGCTACGAATGCCTTGAACTGTTGGATCGGCCAAGGAGTACCCCAAGACTGGTCCTCACACCGTATGGGATATGCATTGACGGCGCAGTTCGGCTTGGATCATGCCCAGACTTTGGCGGTTATCTTGCCGGGTGTCATGACCTATATGCGTAAGGAGAAAGCGGCGAAACTGATCCGGATGGGAGAGGTCATATTTGGTATTACCGAAGGATCTGCCGATGAAAAGGCGCAAAAGTCAATAGAGGCTACGGAAGATTTTTTCCATTTCATGGGATTAAAGACCCGTCTTTCCGACTATGGGATCAAGGAGTCCGACTTGGATGCTTTGGTGGAACCTATCGATCGAATGGGATGGAAACTTGGCGAATATGGCAATATAAACTCAAAAGTAGCCAAAGAGATTCTTTTGTTGAGGTTGTAG